The Deltaproteobacteria bacterium genome has a segment encoding these proteins:
- a CDS encoding SWIM zinc finger family protein has product DLSLAPSAVSAALAALGTRGLVGFDLAEGAYFHRALPFDLELVESLHPRLVAARKLVALGAVELRRSTGEARVTSGDVVHRVRLTDEGAVCTCAWYGKHRNERGPCKHVLAVSLASDLDDAG; this is encoded by the coding sequence GATCTCTCCCTGGCGCCGAGCGCGGTCTCTGCGGCGCTGGCGGCGCTCGGCACGCGCGGCCTGGTCGGCTTCGATCTCGCCGAAGGCGCGTACTTCCACCGCGCGCTGCCCTTCGACCTCGAGCTGGTCGAATCCCTGCACCCGCGCCTGGTCGCCGCGCGCAAGCTGGTGGCGCTGGGCGCCGTCGAGCTGCGGCGCTCCACCGGCGAGGCTCGCGTGACCAGCGGCGACGTGGTCCACCGCGTGCGCCTCACCGACGAGGGCGCCGTGTGCACGTGCGCCTGGTACGGCAAGCACCGCAACGAGCGCGGGCCCTGCAAGCACGTGCTCGCGGTTTCGCTCGCCTCGGATCTGGATGACGCCGGCTGA